Within the Trichoderma breve strain T069 chromosome 3, whole genome shotgun sequence genome, the region TGAGACGCCGGTATAGATAGTCGCTCTGGCCGAATCCTCCGACCAGCACGATGCCTGAGACGATGCCGCCCTTGGCACGGAGTCCTTCGACCTGGCCTTGGACCAAATCGCAGACTTCCTTGACGACGGGCTCAAAGATGTCCTTGATCTGCTCTGCGCTCATGACCATGAATCCCGAGTCCAGCCCtgcctcctcgtcatctggGAGACCGGGAAAACTAACAAAAGTCAGCAAAGAGAACGGTCCAACCGCTGGGTATAAGTAACAGGCAAGCAACATACGGAACATTAATCTCCTGATGCTCGTCCTCGTTGAAATTGCGCTTGACAAACTCTTCAAAGTACCGCAAGCCCATCTGCCATGTCTTGCCCTTTTTCGACTTCATCTCGTCGAAGCGGGCCTGGCCCAACCTCGTCCGAACATGCTCCTCGAACCTGTAGTTTAAAAAGGCACTTCCACACAGCCCACCTGTTCCCACGGCAGACTCTTCGACTCTCAGGGGTTTTAGAGATATGATTTTATAGGCAATTAGGCTAGATTTCTGTCAGCTCTGTCTCACATGTCAAGGCAGTAGATGTAAAACTCACTCCACTGTGCCGCCTCCTGCGTCGCACACGATAAAGTTGTCCCCAATGTTCAAGTGATTGGGCTGAATCGCCTTGAGCGTGTATACAGCCGCCGCTTCAGGCTCGCTAATCATCTGAATCTCGGAACGGCTGCCCATGCCCGCCCGCTCAGCCGCCTGCAGCGTCGTATTCTTTGCTGTGTCGCTCCAAACCGCCGGGCACGTCAGGACGAACTCGACCTTTGTCGAGGCCATGAAGGATTCTCCGTAGCGCCGTGTCAGAGTGTCCATGGTGTGCTTGTAGATCTGGGTGAGGTAATCGCTGACGGCATCGACGACGTTCTTGTTAAACTTCTTAAGCTGTGCTGCCGTGTCGAGAGGACTAACGTAAAAGGGCAGCTTTTGGGCGCGATCAAGAAACAGCTTGATACACCGGAGCCTTGACTCGTCTGGCTTGAACTGGAAACCCCATTTTACCGTGGGCTCAGCGCCGGGCGAGGCGTCGGGAGGGAAGCTGTATGTAATCTCGGTAGGCACCTTGTCTGAGGTGATGCCGTTGCCGCCTGGCCACGTCTTGATGATTTCGACGTCGTCAGGCGTTGATGTATATACTGCGGCGACGCTGAAATGACATTAGCTGAAGATCTGTGAAGAATCttgtctcatctcatctcgtctcatctcatcccaactcatcctcatcctcatctcatGTCATCTCTCACCAAGTCACTCACTCACCCTGAAAACGTCGTGCCAAAATCCACTCCCACAATCAACCGGTCAGTCATCGGCGGCTGCTCCCTCACCGGCTCCCTCACTGGCCCATTGATAGCCTCCGTGGAGCTCGGCGGCGTGTAGCTCGTAAAGTAACTCCTGCTCTCCTGGTTGCGCCGACTGGCGCTCGTGCGCACCGGCAGCGCAAGgttctgcatcttctccaacaaaAGCGCGACTCACAGCGCCCTCAATTACGTGAAATCTCGGCGATGGGTTCTAGCGGTCATGCAGTGACGAGCGGTCTGTTTGtcttgttggtgatggagtCTCGCCTGGTGTTGTTCTTCAGCTCTCGGTGAGCTCACCAGGGCTCATGCCTGAGGGGCCCGGAACCGTGCTACacccctctcttctcccgccCTTCCTCCTTTCGTGGCGGGCCGTACAAATGACGAGATGCAGTATGGGGGATGGATGATGCTATTCGCGGGTGAGGACCTCGGGAGTCGCCAAAACCAGATGGGGGTCTCGGGAGTCGCCGACAAGCAGATGAGGCAAATCGCCCCTCTTGTAAAATTGCTCCAGATGCCACGTAGATGCCACAGCAAACGAGTCTCGATGCACAAACAAGCCGTTCAGAACAAGAGAATCGCAGTCCCTTTTGATCGTCGTCCACTTGATGCCTTTCttcgctgctgcttgttCAAGCAAAAGACAGACCCGCACAAGCAGAAAAGCGCTCTCCAGGCACGGCAACTCGTCACCAGATATAAATATCCATATAGAACccccctctttcttcaatgaggaaaaaagagaattgaTATAAATGAAAAAAtgaataaaaaataaataaaaggcCAACCTGTCACAGACTCAGGTAAGAatcaaaaaataaaataaaaataaaaaatgcCCCGTTCGTCTAAAATTATTCTGTTGcctgatgatggcttgcacttgttttttttctcccctgGTTTGGCTCTCTCAAGGCTGCCTCAGCTGGACCTTGTTCCCGCAGGTTTTCCGCAGGTATCGCCTCGTTTCTCTTCCGTCTGGGGTCTAGCGCTGGCACGTGACTGTCTTGCTTACGTAGACGCTCAACTCGTGGCAGCTTTTCCCCAGAGCCTCATTCTGACAGGTCCCCGGTTTTCTCCCATTCTTCTGGTGCACTGCTACGGAGTTACACGCTGCGTGATGGAGTACGTACTTGTACACCGCAATCGCAAAGGTGATGCATGTACCCAACCTTATCCCTTGTACAGCTACAGTTACCTGCCCCATCATCGTTGCCGGACTCCAATGGCCTGACAGATCAATGATATCCTCCCAAccccaaagaagaaataatCATAATTAAAAATgataaagaagagaaaagagacgacGTGGCACAGCACACCCCCAGCCAGGGTTCCCATAAGGCTGCCAGATTTCGCTGCGGATCCCCCCCCAAAGGTACTCGTAACACCGCCAATACCGTTACCGGTACACACCATCTCGCTCTGCCTTGCGCCCAAAATGCCCATCGCTCCGCTGCTTATACAAACCGcccccctctcccctttcAATCTCGTTCTCGTAAGCcaggcaacaacaacattgaaAGTCAGGTAGCCAGATAGGTAGAGTAAACCCGCAAACTCCCAGGCATCTATCTAAACAAATCCGCATTCCTACGCTCCTtatcaaaaaaaaaaaaaaaaaaagggatcCTACGAATAACGCTTAGTatcaagagagaaaaatcaAGTCAGACGGACACAAGAGATGCATCTGGCTACCGCTTACTCTCGCCATGCAAGAACATGCATCGCCGCGCCCCTCAATATGCACAAGCAGTCCCACTTCGCAATCCCTACAAGTGCACACGACGAACTGTTTGATATGTAAGATACGGTAatggtacggagtactggTAAAAAACTGGGAGCAGCCTTGGACCGTTCAGGCAGCAAGATACAGCCACGAAAATGTACAGTGTAAGCCGAGCGTGATTCTTGCATATAGTGGTGGTGCTCTTGTCCTACTCAGTGCTCTTATATCCGGTCAACGATTTAAATCATGCAATAAGGACAGAGAGAGTAttgaataaaagaaaaggaagaaaaaggagatatataatataaaaaaagaataaattATGCTTCATTGCTTTTTACAAATTGTGAGGGGTGTTTTAACACAAAAGAACACAGACAGATACATAAAAAAACTCCTGTCTCCATGCGCCCTCACAAATTCTGTCTCTGGGCAGACGACTACTATTGATTGTGCAAGTAAAAGTATCGAAAAAACGACCGTAAAATATCCAACCacgacaagaaagaaaaacgcCTCGACTCCGTCCCAAATCTccgtctccttcttctgcttcttcttattcctcctcttcagcttcttggtATAAAGGAAACAAAATTGTttaacaaaggaaaaaaaaagttggtgTACTATGTGAGGTATATTTTGCTTCAAGCAAGGCGAGGGCCAAT harbors:
- a CDS encoding hsp70 protein domain-containing protein — protein: MQNLALPVRTSASRRNQESRSYFTSYTPPSSTEAINGPVREPVREQPPMTDRLIVGVDFGTTFSGVAAVYTSTPDDVEIIKTWPGGNGITSDKVPTEITYSFPPDASPGAEPTVKWGFQFKPDESRLRCIKLPLDTAAQLKKFNKNVVDAVSDYLTQIYKHTMDTLTRRYGESFMASTKVEFVLTCPAVWSDTAKNTTLQAAERAGMGSRSEIQMISEPEAAAVYTLKAIQPNHLNIGDNFIVCDAGGGTVDLIAYKIISLKPLRVEEFEEHVRTRLGQARFDEMKSKKGKTWQMGLRYFEEFVKRNFNEDEHQEINVPFPGLPDDEEAGLDSGFMVMSAEQIKDIFEPVVKEVCDLVQGQVEGLRAKGGIVSGIVLVGGFGQSDYLYRRLKSHFSNGGSIEVMQPVYAWTAVVRGAVLRGLEGNMVISRKSRMHYGTSFATVYDEEKHSVSERYWSPLWERWMVSDRMQWHIAKGEALSPLSPIAFHYTRNFRPGQSLIVTDDLIACDADEPPAAHTRDLINVCTLTTDLNAVPRSLFTRLTTTRGVEFDNLDFTLEMIVDSAGLGFELKVDGVRYGRVEAEFH